A stretch of Halostagnicola kamekurae DNA encodes these proteins:
- a CDS encoding 4-phosphopantoate--beta-alanine ligase, translating into MSDHETVPAEVDHEEEIPEDHPRYQDLLTRHRIEAGVEKGITHLQGMHAEGRGSAFDYLLGEETIPSAAAAERAAAARLLLADEPVLSINGNVAALVPGEMVQLAAAVDADLEVNLFNRTPERIDAIVDHLAEHGAEDVKGIEADARIPNLDHKRAKVDSDGIYAADVVVVPLEDGDRAEALEAMGKTEIVIDLNPLSRSPQVAEIPIVDNIIRAVPNMTEHARELEGETESTLQAIVEEFDRDEALEAAEQRIRSGRL; encoded by the coding sequence GTGAGCGATCACGAGACCGTCCCCGCCGAGGTCGACCACGAGGAGGAGATTCCCGAGGATCACCCGAGATATCAGGACCTGCTCACGCGCCACCGGATCGAGGCCGGCGTGGAGAAGGGGATCACGCATCTACAGGGAATGCACGCTGAAGGCCGCGGGAGCGCCTTCGATTACCTCCTCGGCGAGGAGACGATTCCGAGCGCCGCGGCCGCCGAGCGCGCGGCCGCCGCACGACTGTTGCTCGCGGACGAGCCGGTTCTCTCGATCAACGGGAACGTCGCCGCCCTGGTTCCCGGAGAGATGGTCCAACTCGCCGCCGCCGTCGACGCCGACCTCGAGGTCAACCTGTTCAATCGCACGCCCGAGCGGATCGACGCTATCGTCGACCATCTCGCCGAGCACGGGGCCGAGGACGTAAAGGGGATCGAGGCGGACGCACGCATTCCGAACTTGGACCACAAGCGCGCGAAGGTCGACTCGGACGGCATTTACGCGGCTGACGTCGTCGTGGTTCCCCTCGAGGACGGCGACCGAGCCGAAGCGCTCGAGGCCATGGGCAAAACTGAAATCGTCATCGACCTCAACCCGCTCTCGCGGTCACCGCAGGTCGCCGAAATTCCGATCGTCGACAACATCATTCGCGCCGTGCCGAATATGACCGAGCACGCACGGGAGCTCGAGGGTGAGACGGAGTCGACCCTTCAAGCGATCGTCGAGGAGTTCGATCGGGACGAAGCGCTCGAGGCGGCCGAACAGCGGATTCGATCCGGGCGGCTTTGA
- a CDS encoding amidohydrolase family protein gives MERTGTILRGREFEPVEGRLVVGSDGRIDRIEEERVESDDVIVPAFINAHTHIGDSIAKEAGGGLSLEELVAPPDGLKHRLLREASRNELVSAMSQSLQYMERAGTAACLDFREGDVEGVEMFREAAAEKDIEALAMARGSIEAMEAGDGFGASGANDDVFDRERRATRNAGKPFGIHAGEVDESDINPALDLDPDFLVHVVHPQPLHLERIEDSEVPIAICPRSNLVTGVGLPPVSDLLERTTVALGTDNVMLNSPSMFREMAMLSKLTDVPAEEILRMATVNGAEIADLEYGVLEPGKKGKFIVFDGDSRNLGGARDPVRAVVRRASVDDIREVVLSN, from the coding sequence ATGGAACGTACGGGCACGATTCTTCGGGGGAGGGAGTTCGAACCCGTCGAAGGACGACTCGTCGTCGGCAGCGACGGCCGTATCGACCGAATCGAAGAAGAACGCGTCGAGAGCGACGACGTCATCGTCCCCGCGTTCATCAACGCACACACCCACATCGGTGACTCGATCGCCAAGGAGGCCGGCGGCGGCCTCTCGCTCGAGGAACTCGTCGCGCCTCCGGACGGGCTGAAACACCGCCTGTTGCGCGAGGCGTCGCGAAACGAACTCGTCTCTGCGATGAGCCAGTCGCTCCAGTACATGGAACGTGCGGGCACGGCCGCCTGCCTCGACTTCCGCGAGGGAGACGTCGAGGGCGTCGAAATGTTCCGCGAGGCCGCCGCCGAGAAGGACATCGAGGCGCTAGCGATGGCTCGCGGCTCGATCGAGGCGATGGAGGCGGGCGACGGGTTCGGGGCCAGCGGCGCGAACGACGACGTCTTCGACCGCGAGCGCAGGGCGACCCGAAACGCGGGCAAGCCCTTCGGCATCCACGCCGGCGAGGTCGACGAGAGCGACATCAACCCGGCGCTCGATCTCGATCCGGACTTTCTCGTCCACGTCGTCCATCCGCAACCGCTTCACCTAGAGCGGATCGAAGACAGCGAGGTGCCGATCGCCATCTGCCCCCGCTCGAATCTCGTCACGGGCGTCGGCCTGCCGCCCGTCTCGGACCTCCTCGAGCGCACGACCGTCGCGCTCGGGACCGACAATGTGATGCTCAACTCGCCGTCGATGTTCCGGGAGATGGCGATGCTCTCGAAGCTCACCGACGTCCCTGCCGAGGAGATTCTCCGAATGGCCACGGTCAACGGCGCTGAAATAGCCGATCTCGAGTACGGCGTGCTCGAGCCCGGCAAGAAGGGGAAGTTCATCGTCTTCGACGGCGACTCGAGAAACCTCGGCGGCGCCAGAGACCCAGTCCGCGCGGTCGTTCGGCGCGCGAGCGTCGACGACATTCGCGAGGTCGTCCTCTCGAACTGA
- a CDS encoding HD domain-containing protein, producing MKVIKDSVHDHIQIEGVARELIDTPQMQRLRRIRQLGTVSLVYPSANHTRFEHSLGVYHLACQALEQLGVDGPLAKRVQAAALLHDVGHGPFSHNLESVTHRRTGRYHDDVHDLLADGAVGDVLRAHDLDPASVADLVAGDGRFGQLISGELDVDRMDYLVRDAHHTGVPYGTIDHGRLVRELSFVDGELVLAEGNVQTAESLLVARALMNPTVYSHSVARISKAMLRRAGERLIERTETDAATLQRMDDYDLIAALRSSPETAAYARRLDHRDLYKRAVWAEIDDVPGGIIEADHETIREFEREIAAEAGVDADAVILDVPGRPSMTESTSRVMVNGEVRSLGQQSPLVDALRGAQYSQWRLGVYSPADSSVRVGRAALDVLGLDIDGPLVSDVRDGLYTTLDQFGGDSSA from the coding sequence GGCGTCGCTCGAGAGCTGATCGACACGCCCCAGATGCAACGGCTCCGACGGATCAGACAACTCGGAACCGTGTCGCTGGTCTATCCATCGGCGAACCACACCCGATTCGAGCACAGCCTCGGCGTCTATCACCTCGCGTGTCAGGCACTCGAGCAACTCGGCGTGGACGGGCCACTGGCCAAGCGCGTCCAGGCCGCCGCGCTCTTGCACGACGTGGGACACGGTCCGTTCAGTCACAACCTCGAGTCGGTGACCCACCGCCGGACGGGCCGATACCACGACGACGTCCACGACCTGCTGGCCGACGGCGCGGTCGGGGACGTCCTTCGAGCGCACGACCTCGACCCGGCGTCGGTCGCGGATCTCGTCGCCGGCGACGGACGATTCGGCCAGCTGATATCGGGCGAACTCGACGTGGATCGGATGGACTACCTCGTCCGAGACGCCCACCACACCGGCGTCCCGTACGGAACCATCGACCACGGACGCCTCGTTCGCGAACTCTCCTTCGTCGACGGCGAACTCGTCCTCGCCGAGGGGAACGTCCAGACCGCAGAGAGCCTCCTCGTCGCGCGGGCGCTCATGAACCCGACCGTCTACAGTCACAGCGTCGCTCGGATCAGCAAGGCGATGCTCAGACGAGCGGGCGAGCGGCTCATAGAGCGGACCGAGACCGACGCGGCGACGCTCCAGCGCATGGACGACTACGATCTGATCGCCGCGTTGCGCTCGAGTCCCGAGACGGCGGCGTACGCCCGTAGGCTCGATCACCGTGACCTCTACAAGCGCGCCGTCTGGGCGGAAATCGACGACGTGCCCGGCGGGATCATCGAGGCCGACCACGAGACGATTCGCGAGTTCGAACGCGAGATCGCCGCCGAGGCCGGCGTCGACGCGGACGCGGTGATCCTGGACGTTCCGGGCCGACCGTCGATGACGGAGTCGACGTCTCGAGTGATGGTAAACGGCGAGGTACGGTCGCTTGGCCAGCAGTCACCGCTCGTCGACGCCTTGCGCGGGGCCCAGTACTCACAGTGGCGACTCGGCGTCTACTCGCCTGCAGACTCGAGCGTGCGGGTCGGTCGTGCGGCCCTCGACGTTCTCGGACTGGACATCGACGGGCCGCTGGTCAGCGACGTTCGGGACGGGTTGTACACGACACTGGATCAGTTCGGCGGCGACTCGAGCGCCTAG